A window of Candidatus Cloacimonadota bacterium contains these coding sequences:
- a CDS encoding BrnT family toxin, which translates to MKFEWDTTKEKSNIKKHGITFEQASYVFADPYALNKYDNEHSDNEDRWILLGKSLKGVILLVVHTFKVIDRIELVRIISARRATKQEKQSYQKRCPK; encoded by the coding sequence ATGAAATTCGAGTGGGATACTACTAAAGAAAAAAGTAACATTAAAAAACATGGGATAACATTTGAACAAGCTTCTTATGTATTCGCAGATCCTTACGCTTTGAACAAATATGATAACGAACACTCGGATAACGAAGATAGATGGATATTATTGGGAAAATCATTAAAGGGAGTTATTCTCCTCGTTGTACATACTTTTAAAGTTATTGATAGAATTGAACTTGTAAGAATTATCAGTGCAAGACGAGCAACGAAACAAGAAAAACAATCATATCA